Genomic segment of candidate division KSB1 bacterium:
TCACCGGCTCCACCATCTAATAGGATGAAATCAGAATTGTTTTCGGTACTAGAAAACAATTTGATTGGTAACAAACCAAGTGATTTTTTCCATTGTGATATATCATTTAATTTAATCATCTTAATTATTTAATCTTCTCTATTTTGTTTGCGATCAATTTTATAGCACATAAAATTTTTCAGATATTTAAAAAAACATGCTGCAGTAGATGGAAAAATTTTGTTAGTTCCACTCCCTCTAAATGACAAATAGGCAGTTTTCAGTCAGACACTAACTAAAGTATAAGATAAGAAAAGTAAAAATCAATGGAAATAAAGTAACTTTAGCAATTTCTCAAATCGGCATGCTCAACAGCCGGGGAATTCTGGATCGGCCGCCGCTGGAGGTGCTGCGGGCGGAGGTTTGAATAAACGCCTGTTTTAATGGCGTTATTAATCAAGCGGTGTTTCAATTTGGTCTGGATTAAAAAGCCCTCACTTTTTTGCCAACCAAAAAACGGAACAGTATACCAAATCGGAACATTGAGTTAAATATTTCATAAAAAACAGTTAGTTATGAGGAATGAATTTCTTTTTAAAGGGAAATTTATACCACAATGCACATAACCATTAAAAAGTAAAGAGAAACTGGAAAGTTTATCCTATTAACTTAAGTCCTTAATTATTAACTATAATTCGCTTGATAAAGTAGTTATTAGTACTATGGCACAATGATTGCTAATATCTACGGTTGAAAAAATTTAATCGGTACGATTTTAACGTTAGTGCTGACAGAAATGCATAATCAAAGTGGCTTTACCCTGATTGAACTCATTCTGCTCATCGTGATTATCGGTCTTTTAGCCGCTGTTGCTGTGCCTAAATTTGTTGATCTGAGTGACAGCGCAGGAGCTGCTAAATGTAAAGCCAACCAGGCCGCTGTCGAAGCCGCCGCTGCTATCGTTTATGCCGACAGTGCCATTGCTGGCAATCCACAATTTCCAGATCCTTTAGTGGGCTCTATGTTCAAGTCCGGATCAATCCCTACTTGCCCCCTCAAAGGCAAGAATATAGATTACGACGACGCTACTGGCACGGCGGAGTGCCCGGAAAATGATCCTGATCATCAACGGTAATTGAAATTTCAAGATTATCTATGATGTAGGAAACTTATAGAAGGGAAGCATCAAAAGTACGGCTTCCTTTTGCAGTTTTATTTCAAATTCAAATATGACGTTGGTGTTTTCACCTACGTCATTTACAACATAAGATTTTGTGCTCGTGTAATATGTCAGTTACGATGAGTTATCCCACACTCTCGTTCCCAAGTTAAACTTGGGGACGAGTGGCAGTCTAATCAAGACTGAGGTATGACGTGCTCGTCGTTACCTTTTGCACCTAGGTCAAATATGAAAATTGTTCAATACAATTTCTAACTCAAAAAGTTACAGATCAAACTGGTTTTACCCTCATTGAACTCATTACGGTCATCGTGATTATCGGTCTTTTAGCCGGGTGTTGCTGTGCCTAAATTTGTTGATGTGAGTGATAGTGGACAAGCTGCTAAATGTAAAAGTAACCAGGTCGCTGTCGAAGGCGCCGCTGCTATCGTTTTTGCCGACAGTGCACAGGCTGGTAATGCGCAATATCCAGCAGCTATGACGCCCTCAATGTTCAGGCACAACGAAATCCCTACTTGCCCCTTCGATGGCAGCAATAATATCTTACGACAACAGCAATGGCATGGCGAGCTGCCCGAATAATATTTCTACTCATGCACGGTTTTAAGGGTACCGGCCTCGTCAGAAGCGAATGATACTCGATACCGGATAAACGAAATCTAATTGATCATCAAGAAAATTCGGTCTGGATTAAAAAGCCCTCACTTTTTTTCCCAACCAAAAAATGGAACAGTCGCTACCGGGCATCGAGATTTTGAGTCAACGAGAATTACTATTCTCATAGTTGCAACGAATCTAGTTTCCGCTTCGCCTCATCGACACCAGCTTGAAGATTGCACGCCTGATATAATTCTTTCGTCTCTTCCCAGGCAGTTTTAGCCTCCGAAATTTTGCTGCGTTTCTCAAGAACTAATGCGAAGCCGCGAAGAGTGTTTGCCAAGTCACCCATATGCGTTTGTGAGTTAGCTTTGTACAAATCTATCACCTTTCTGTAGTTACTTTCTGAATCAGCATCATTACCAAGTGCGCGTTGTAAATCCGCGATATGTCTTGTTGAGTGTGCAATCCTGTCTGAATTGTTGGCCTTTTTGTAAAACCCTAATGATTGTTGGCAAAACTCCAGGGCTTTGGGAAGATTGTCGTGATCGGACTCAAATTGCATGTATACATGAAATATTCGTCCGAGAGAATTGTAATCATCATCTTTGCTAAGTTCTTGAGCCTTCTTTACCAGATCTCGAGCTTCCTCATAATTTCCCACACGTCTCTTATTCCATGCCTCTTCTAAAAGCTCTTTTATATCAGAATTATCAGACATAAAGTCTCCATGGATATTTTGAAAATTTGTTGGGTTCGAGACAGCGAACCCAACCGGGCTAACTAAATTAGAAGATAGAACAGTAAAAATCAATAGAAATAAAATCATTAATTATAAAGCTTGTCAAGGAAAATTTTTCAGGAGGGTACTTCAACTTCTGATAACAAACGCTGTCCGAGTCTACAATCTATGGATAAGACTTTTTGTAACTTTCTACTATAATTGTTGTAAATAAACGATTGTTACACTTGGTTGCTCGCTGACTAAATGCTTCTTCCCGGATTTTTTATGAGCAGCAGCTTCGACCCTGGTCCATGAAATTCTGCAAAACAATTTAAGAGGGAATCATGACTTTATTCAAAATTTGCCTGGTTAGCATGATTTTTTTCTCT
This window contains:
- a CDS encoding prepilin-type N-terminal cleavage/methylation domain-containing protein; this translates as MHNQSGFTLIELILLIVIIGLLAAVAVPKFVDLSDSAGAAKCKANQAAVEAAAAIVYADSAIAGNPQFPDPLVGSMFKSGSIPTCPLKGKNIDYDDATGTAECPENDPDHQR